A single window of Ptychodera flava strain L36383 chromosome 3 unlocalized genomic scaffold, AS_Pfla_20210202 Scaffold_25__1_contigs__length_14229661_pilon, whole genome shotgun sequence DNA harbors:
- the LOC139125590 gene encoding UPAR/Ly6 domain-containing protein cold-like — MKVYLTLIMMFAVTTCVYSLKCYICKEQYDSQMPPVANDNSECLEETICDDTLLPANDTYDTCFTQVEYNSDTGKLKITKGCYGSFSEHSFDDCLQEKDKLAVDYFCDTKYNEWSCRYCCQGDLCNVNANATDSDESKVGRAKVELTTTFIGLILAIFGAKNHCK, encoded by the exons ATGAAGGTATACCTAACCCTGATCATGATGTTTGCCGTAACTACTTGTG tgTACAGCCTAAAGTGCTATATCTGCAAGGAACAGTATGACAGTCAAATGCCACCCGTTGCCAATGACAACTCAGAGTGTCTGGAGGAAACGATATGTGACGACACTCTTCTGCCTGCCAATGATACTTACGATACCTGCTTTACTCAGGTTGAGTACAACA GTGACACAGGCAAACTCAAGATAACAAAGGGTTGCTACGGTTCATTCAGTGAACACTCCTTTGACGACTGTCTTCAGGAGAAGGACAAGTTGGCAGTAGATTATTTCTGTGATACAAAATACAACGAATGGAGTTGTCGTTATTGTTGTCAAGGTGACCTATGCAATGTAAACGCTAACGCTACCGACTCTGATGAGTCAAAGGTCGGTAGGGCAAAGGTCGAATTGACGACGACTTTTATCGGACTGATACTGGCAATATTTGGTGCGAAAAATCATTGCAAATGA